A window from Parus major isolate Abel unplaced genomic scaffold, Parus_major1.1 Scaffold827, whole genome shotgun sequence encodes these proteins:
- the LOC107199498 gene encoding synaptosomal-associated protein 47-like, with product MSEDIRIHSWPCSYYLDSCKQWIPGKLSLTPVSIRFTADKNGQLLVDFRLSGISEIKKEFSHFVFSSLTILEKSSKHWFSSLHPNRNVVFNILEHFWREQLLSEAGAGAALEYGKGKELTGMLEGSQKRLQDTAQVLHSQGEQFDSIMRGLHKIEGDMDVADRLLTELESPSWWPFSIKLWKNPLEAKPKENPSPPDPKIQEGILLRIPVIITHGPDSNAKPAKLTVFSSALEIRDCNSQLLQRFQSRDVDEIRVHTPYEISVRQRFIGKPDISCRLLAARMPEAIPILQMQFSRKMQFLEDALGFAGAGKSPQGDFWRAGGCWRGIPGSEGFWVFAEEYCREFLVRINPGNELWVALEPLVLLLFLELIPSWKEISDIQYPGSHIHCPIFNIPHPTYNI from the exons ATGAGCGAGGACATCCGGATCCATTCCTGGCCTTGCTCCTATTACCTGGACAGCTGCAAACAATGGATCCCCGGGAAGCTCTCCCTGACTCCCGTTTCCATCCGATTCACGGCTGACAAAAACGGGCAACTCCTGGTGGATTTCCGACTTTCCGGGATCAGCGAAATCAagaaggaattttcccatttcGTCTTCAGCTCCTTGACGatcctggagaagagcagcaagCACTGGTTCAGTTCCCTGCATCCCAACAGGAATGTGGTTTTCAATATCCTGGAGCATTtctggagggagcagctgctctccGAGGCCGGGGCGGGAGCGGCGTTGGAATAcggaaaagggaaggaattaaCGGGAATGTTGGAGGGATCCCAGAAACGCCTGCAGGACACGGCCCAGGTGCTGCATTCCCAAGGGGAACAGTTCGATTCCATCATGAGGGGACTCCACAAAATCGAGGGGGACATGGATGTGGCCGACAG gCTGTTGACGGAGCTGGAATCTCCTTCCTGGTGGCCCTTCAGCATCAAACTCTGGAAAAACCCTTTGGAAGCGAAACCGAAGGAAAACCCCTCTCCTCCCGATCCCAAAATCCAGGAAGGAATCCTGCTGAGAATTCCCGTCATCATCACCCACGGGCCAGATTCCAACGCCAAACCTGCCAAACTCACCGTGTTTTCATCCGCCTTGGAAATCAGGGATTGCAATTCCCAACTCCTGCAGCGCTTCCAGTCGCGGGATGTGGATGAAATCCGCGTGCACACCCCGTACGAGATCAGCGTCCGGCAGAGATTCATCGGGAAACCCGACATTTCCTGCCGCCTCCTGGCGGCGCGGATGCCCGAGGCCATTCCAATCCTGCAGATGCagttcagcaggaaaatgcagttcttGGAGGATGCGCTGGGGTTTGCCGGAGCCGGGAAATCTCCCCAGGGGGATTTCTGGCGGGCAGGTGGGTGCTGGCGGGGAATTCCCGGCTCTGAAGGTTTCTGGGTGTTTGCTGAGGAATATTGCAGGGAATTCCTGGTGAGGATAAATCCAGGGAATGAACTCTGGGTGGCTTTGGAGcctttggtgctgctgcttttcctggagttaattcccagctggaaggaAATATCTGATATCCAATATCCTGGATCTCATATCCATTGTCCAATATTTAatatcccacatcccacataCAATATTTAA